In Streptomyces pluripotens, the genomic window CTTCGACCTGGCCAGTCACCTGCAGTGGGGCCTGATCGCGCTCGTCCTCTTCGTCCTCGGCACGTACGTGACCACCGCTGTCCTGGAGGACCGCCGGCAGGCCAAGGACCGGGTGGCCACCAGCCTGGTGTGGGCGTGCTTCGTGGTCGCCGTCGTCCCGCTGTTCTCGCTGGTGGCGACGACCGTCGCCAAGGGGATCAAGAACCTCAACGGGCACTTCCTGACCCACTCGATGGGCGGGGTGCTCTCCAGTGACCAAGGCGGCGGTGTCTACCACGCCATCATCGGCACCCTGGAACAGGTGGGCCTCGCCTCCCTGATCGCCGTGCCGATCGGTGTGCTCACCGCGATCTACCTCGTGGAGTACGGGCGCGGCAAGCTGGCGCTGGCCGTCACCTTCTTCGTCGACGTCATGACGGGTATCCCGTCGGTCGTCTCCGGTCTGTTCATCCTGGCCTTCTGGATCCTGGTCCTCGGCTTCTCCTACTCGGGCTTCGCCGGTTCGCTGGCGCTGGTCATCCTGATGATCCCGATCGTCGTGCGGTCGACCGAGGAGATGCTCAAGCTCGTGCCGAACGAGCTGCGCGAGGCGTCACTGGCACTCG contains:
- the pstA gene encoding phosphate ABC transporter permease PstA, with translation MSDTMTGKRVADSLVPGGALAHRRMPRWAPLAIAVAAVVLGSVTGLVFDLASHLQWGLIALVLFVLGTYVTTAVLEDRRQAKDRVATSLVWACFVVAVVPLFSLVATTVAKGIKNLNGHFLTHSMGGVLSSDQGGGVYHAIIGTLEQVGLASLIAVPIGVLTAIYLVEYGRGKLALAVTFFVDVMTGIPSVVSGLFILAFWILVLGFSYSGFAGSLALVILMIPIVVRSTEEMLKLVPNELREASLALGVPKWRTILKVVLPTAIGGITTGIMLAVARIAGETAPVLLLVFGNQLINNDPFHGPQSSLPFYVYEQYVLGTDASYERAWSAALVLIAFVMILNMVARGIARWKAPKTGR